From Xenopus tropicalis strain Nigerian chromosome 3, UCB_Xtro_10.0, whole genome shotgun sequence, the proteins below share one genomic window:
- the mrpl4 gene encoding 39S ribosomal protein L4, mitochondrial (The RefSeq protein has 4 substitutions compared to this genomic sequence), translating into MLLRGFLLGPGRRLLSTLSSESALPSNLILPPGLKDGPSKTQRPPVDVSQPVIRPCRVPVPSHLSPKPVWLESLRHPDDQPLGLVHLHPDVFTVPPRIDILHQVVTWQRNFKRISHAKVKTRAEVRGGGKKPRQQKGSGRARQGSIRSPLWRGGGVAHGPRGPTSYYYMMPMKMRVQGLKIALTAKLAQDDLHVIDSLEISTPDPQYLVDLIKHRQWGESVLIVDVNENLPENLFNATVNLKKINVIPAIGLSVFGMLKHDTVVLTVGAVDFLEEKLLWHDSRYTALYPFRLPYSDFP; encoded by the exons ATGCTTTTGAGGGGGCTCCTGCTGGGCCCGGGGAGAAGG CTTCTCTCCACACTTTCTTCTGAGTCTGCGCTCCCATCAAACCTCATTCTGCCCCCTGGTTTAAAAGATGGACCTTCTAAAA CCCAGCGCCCCCCGGTGGACGTTTCTCAGCCTGTCATACGGCCGTGcagggtccctgttccctctCATCTGTCCCCCAAGCCGGTCTGGTTGGAGTCTCTCAGACACCCCGACGATCAGCCGCTGGGACTGGTCCATCTGCACCCAGACGTCTTCACTGTGCCGCCCAG GATTGATATTCTCCATCAAGTCGTCACGTGGCAGAGAAACTTCAAAAGGATT AGTCATGCGAAGGTGAAGACTCGCGCTGAGGTGAGAGGAGGGGGGAAGAAGCCCCGGCAGCAGAAGGGAAGCGGGCGAGCGCGCCAGGGGAGCATCAGATCGCCCTTATGGAGAGGAG GGGGTGTTGCACACGGGCCCCGGGGCCCTACCAGCTATTACTACATGATGCCCATGAAGATGCGGGTACAGGGTCTGAAAATTGCACTGACTGCCAAACTGGCACAG GATGATCTCCATGTTATTGATTCTCTAGAGATCTCCACTCCCGATCCTCAGTATCTTGTTGACCTCATTAAACATCGACAGTGGGGAGAGTCTGTGCTGATTGTTGATGT CAATGAAAATTTGcctgaaaatatatttaatgcaACCGTCAATTTAAAGAAAATCAATGTGATTCCCGCAATAG GCCTCAGTGTATTCGGCATGCTGAAGCACGACACCGTGATACTGACCGCCGGAGCGGTGGATTTCCTGGAAGAGAAGTTACTGTGGCACGATTCCCGCTACACCGCCCTGTATCCATTCCGCCTGCCCTACAGCGACTTCCCTTAG
- the mrpl4 gene encoding 39S ribosomal protein L4, mitochondrial isoform X1, which produces MLLRGLLLGPGRRVGRSLLSTLSSESALPSNLILPPGLKDGPSKTQRPPVDVSQPVIRPCRVPVPSHLSPKPVWLESLRHPDDQPLGLVHLHPDVFTVPPRIDILHQVVTWQRNFKRISHAKVKTRAEVRGGGKKPRQQKGSGRARQGSIRSPLWRGGGVAHGPRGPTSYYYMMPMKMRVQGLKIALTAKLAQDDLHVIDSLEISTPDPQYLVDLIKHRQWGESVLIVDVNENLPENIFNATVNLKKINVIPAIGLSVFGMLKHDTVILTAGAVDFLEEKLLWHDSRYTALYPFRLPYSDFP; this is translated from the exons ATGCTTTTGAGGGGGCTCCTGCTGGGCCCGGGGAGAAGGGTAGGTCGGTCG CTTCTCTCCACACTTTCTTCTGAGTCTGCGCTCCCATCAAACCTCATTCTGCCCCCTGGTTTAAAAGATGGACCTTCTAAAA CCCAGCGCCCCCCGGTGGACGTTTCTCAGCCTGTCATACGGCCGTGcagggtccctgttccctctCATCTGTCCCCCAAGCCGGTCTGGTTGGAGTCTCTCAGACACCCCGACGATCAGCCGCTGGGACTGGTCCATCTGCACCCAGACGTCTTCACTGTGCCGCCCAG GATTGATATTCTCCATCAAGTCGTCACGTGGCAGAGAAACTTCAAAAGGATT AGTCATGCGAAGGTGAAGACTCGCGCTGAGGTGAGAGGAGGGGGGAAGAAGCCCCGGCAGCAGAAGGGAAGCGGGCGAGCGCGCCAGGGGAGCATCAGATCGCCCTTATGGAGAGGAG GGGGTGTTGCACACGGGCCCCGGGGCCCTACCAGCTATTACTACATGATGCCCATGAAGATGCGGGTACAGGGTCTGAAAATTGCACTGACTGCCAAACTGGCACAG GATGATCTCCATGTTATTGATTCTCTAGAGATCTCCACTCCCGATCCTCAGTATCTTGTTGACCTCATTAAACATCGACAGTGGGGAGAGTCTGTGCTGATTGTTGATGT CAATGAAAATTTGcctgaaaatatatttaatgcaACCGTCAATTTAAAGAAAATCAATGTGATTCCCGCAATAG GCCTCAGTGTATTCGGCATGCTGAAGCACGACACCGTGATACTGACCGCCGGAGCGGTGGATTTCCTGGAAGAGAAGTTACTGTGGCACGATTCCCGCTACACCGCCCTGTATCCATTCCGCCTGCCCTACAGCGACTTCCCTTAG